A single Alcanivorax borkumensis SK2 DNA region contains:
- a CDS encoding MATE family efflux transporter, producing the protein MAMGVMSLLGFYLVDSIFVARLGTEPLAAQSFTFPLAFLVIGVQVGIGIAIAALISRAIGAGQQEQANRLGALVLVGGGLLQGMLVLVLWLIQEPAFRLLGASDEIRSMIRPFWALQVPAMWVGGVVYFGYSLFRAHGNTRFPGMMMVATSLLNLLLDPILIFGIGDWQGLGLPGAALATLLAFSIGGVIVAYALRGKGWVQRHGMVAQVRVSAWPFAQIAGPAMVSQLMPPLAAMVATALVARSGDQAVAAWGMASRLEGFSIVWVLGMTMALPPWLGRCYGSNDWATVRRLMQVAAGMVIVWQVVLGLVMALFAAPLASVLVDTPAVQAYLTVLIRWIPPSYGFLGVCMLVVSASNALGWPMRAMVISFLRLFLCYLPLLWLGLEFGGFGGFALGAALGNVLAGIMAWGFYQQALREDHLSVQARSN; encoded by the coding sequence ATGGCCATGGGCGTCATGTCCCTATTGGGCTTTTATCTGGTCGACAGTATCTTTGTGGCCAGGCTGGGTACGGAGCCACTGGCCGCCCAGTCGTTTACTTTCCCGCTGGCGTTTCTGGTTATCGGCGTTCAGGTGGGCATCGGCATTGCTATTGCCGCGTTGATTTCTCGGGCTATTGGCGCTGGCCAGCAAGAACAAGCCAATCGGTTGGGTGCGTTGGTGTTGGTCGGTGGCGGTCTACTGCAAGGTATGTTGGTGCTGGTGTTATGGCTCATCCAAGAGCCGGCGTTTAGGTTGCTCGGGGCTAGCGACGAGATTCGCTCCATGATTCGCCCCTTCTGGGCTTTGCAGGTGCCGGCCATGTGGGTAGGCGGGGTCGTGTATTTTGGCTACAGCCTGTTCCGTGCCCACGGCAATACCCGTTTTCCAGGCATGATGATGGTAGCGACCAGTTTGCTGAATCTGTTATTGGATCCGATTCTTATTTTTGGCATTGGCGATTGGCAGGGCTTGGGTTTGCCCGGTGCGGCATTAGCGACGCTGTTGGCGTTTTCCATCGGTGGCGTCATTGTGGCGTATGCCTTGCGGGGCAAAGGTTGGGTGCAACGCCATGGCATGGTGGCGCAGGTGCGCGTGTCTGCTTGGCCGTTTGCACAGATTGCCGGTCCGGCCATGGTTAGCCAGCTAATGCCGCCGCTGGCCGCCATGGTGGCTACGGCCTTGGTGGCCCGTTCCGGCGATCAGGCGGTAGCGGCTTGGGGCATGGCCAGTCGGTTGGAAGGCTTCTCCATTGTTTGGGTGCTGGGGATGACCATGGCGCTACCGCCCTGGCTGGGGCGCTGTTATGGCAGCAACGACTGGGCCACGGTGCGGCGGTTGATGCAGGTGGCCGCCGGCATGGTGATTGTCTGGCAGGTGGTGCTGGGGTTGGTGATGGCGTTGTTTGCCGCGCCGTTGGCCAGCGTACTGGTGGATACGCCGGCGGTGCAGGCTTATCTAACCGTACTGATTCGCTGGATTCCGCCTAGCTATGGTTTCCTTGGCGTATGCATGCTGGTGGTATCGGCCAGCAATGCGCTGGGCTGGCCCATGCGTGCCATGGTGATTTCCTTCCTGCGTTTGTTCCTGTGCTATTTGCCCTTGTTATGGTTGGGTTTGGAGTTTGGTGGTTTCGGTGGCTTTGCTCTAGGGGCCGCATTGGGCAATGTGCTGGCCGGAATCATGGCGTGGGGTTTCTATCAACAAGCGTTGAGGGAAGATCACTTGAGCGTTCAAGCACGATCAAACTGA
- a CDS encoding YrhK family protein has translation MMTSTSPSSSNSSSWALTRALVHRYQWFHVILGLIGNGTFVVGSVFFLWESWQQAGTWLFIIGSVGMLIGSIGSAIVTYERSKGRHPGEVDNRQDVT, from the coding sequence ATGATGACATCTACTTCACCATCCTCATCGAACTCCAGCAGCTGGGCACTGACTCGCGCACTTGTCCATCGGTATCAGTGGTTCCACGTTATTTTAGGTTTGATTGGTAATGGCACCTTTGTCGTTGGCAGTGTGTTTTTTCTTTGGGAAAGCTGGCAGCAGGCTGGCACTTGGCTGTTTATTATCGGCTCGGTGGGCATGTTGATTGGCAGTATCGGCAGCGCCATCGTGACCTACGAACGCAGTAAGGGTCGCCATCCCGGCGAGGTAGATAATCGGCAGGACGTTACGTGA
- a CDS encoding pyrimidine/purine nucleoside phosphorylase, protein MFKVNEYFDAKVASIAFQTETKPATIGVMAPGDYEFGTSEHETMTVTSGALTVKLPGSADWQTFVAGETFEIEADQKFQVKVAIDTAYLCLYGE, encoded by the coding sequence ATGTTCAAGGTCAACGAATACTTCGATGCCAAGGTGGCATCCATTGCGTTTCAAACCGAAACCAAGCCAGCCACTATCGGTGTTATGGCGCCGGGTGATTATGAATTCGGCACCAGTGAACACGAGACCATGACCGTAACCAGCGGTGCCCTAACGGTTAAGTTGCCGGGCAGTGCCGATTGGCAAACCTTTGTTGCCGGGGAAACCTTTGAGATTGAGGCTGACCAGAAATTCCAGGTGAAAGTGGCTATTGATACGGCCTATCTTTGTCTCTACGGCGAATAA